Proteins encoded in a region of the Paenibacillus sp. E222 genome:
- the modA gene encoding molybdate ABC transporter substrate-binding protein, whose protein sequence is MKKSIGYVLGSMSLGLALVLAGCGASTDSKDTSTAMEQTGSTPATSGESSTSGATDPQEKVELTISAAASLTDAMKEIETNFEAANPNVELNFNFGASGALQQQIEQGAPADVFVSAATKNMNALVDEKLIASGDQKNLLQNSLVAIIPADSSDTVTSEKDLTADSIQTVAIGIPESVPAGTYAKEALTNAKLWDQLEGKLVQGKDVRQVLQYVETSNADAGFVYKTDALTSDQVKIAFEVDKKSYTPANYPVGIIEGTKYRTEAEQFYTYLQTPEVLDVFAKYGFSIPE, encoded by the coding sequence TTGCGGTGCAAGTACGGACAGTAAAGATACATCCACAGCAATGGAACAAACCGGTTCAACACCAGCGACATCAGGTGAGAGTTCAACGTCCGGGGCAACAGATCCTCAGGAAAAGGTGGAGCTAACGATCTCAGCGGCAGCCAGTCTGACGGATGCCATGAAGGAAATTGAAACGAATTTTGAAGCTGCGAATCCCAATGTGGAGCTTAACTTCAACTTTGGTGCATCCGGTGCATTGCAACAGCAAATTGAACAAGGCGCGCCAGCAGATGTTTTTGTATCGGCTGCGACCAAAAATATGAACGCGCTCGTGGATGAGAAACTGATTGCCTCCGGTGATCAGAAGAATTTGCTGCAAAATTCATTGGTAGCCATAATTCCAGCGGACAGTTCAGATACCGTAACAAGCGAGAAGGATCTGACGGCGGATTCCATCCAAACCGTAGCGATTGGTATACCGGAAAGTGTGCCTGCGGGAACCTATGCTAAGGAAGCATTGACCAATGCCAAACTATGGGATCAGTTGGAAGGTAAGCTTGTACAAGGCAAGGATGTCAGACAGGTTCTGCAATATGTAGAAACAAGCAATGCGGATGCGGGATTTGTGTACAAAACGGATGCGCTCACTTCTGATCAGGTGAAAATTGCATTTGAAGTGGACAAGAAAAGCTATACACCTGCCAATTATCCAGTAGGGATTATTGAAGGTACGAAGTACCGGACAGAAGCAGAACAATTCTACACGTATTTGCAAACGCCTGAAGTGCTTGATGTATTTGCCAAGTACGGGTTCTCCATTCCGGAATGA